In Dermacentor variabilis isolate Ectoservices chromosome 11, ASM5094787v1, whole genome shotgun sequence, one genomic interval encodes:
- the LOC142564670 gene encoding uncharacterized protein LOC142564670, giving the protein MLSPQQRYPRGRCSPPSIALKIGLPVLILLLILLVVLFAGVSWGNRDPDPPNVTNLTLVSAENGTFTVAWEQPEGIVDQYWVQVSARAASGDDDGDGKRRAGLCANGTLLRPDQTRLTCGGVEPCTNVTVTVRVLNLPRGHGAAKYSDRLRLPIFFPGYAPDTPRNASIVAASPTETRILWEPVLSHTGDAVLYDVRLCDTSGPCDAANPEECAQFTTPNTSLDLSSSAVSRRCLLIGATTQCAGQVLRSSPFVLET; this is encoded by the exons CTGTCTCCGCAACAGCGATATCCAAGGGGACGCTGCTCGCCGCCGTCAATCGCGCTGAAGATTGGTTTGCCAGTTCTGATTCTGCTTTTGATTCTCCTCGTGGTGCTGTTCGCCGGAGTGTCCTGG gGCAACAGGGATCCTG ATCCACCCAATGTGACAAATCTCACGTTGGTGTCCGCTGAAAATGGAACATTTACCGTGGCTTGGGAGCAGCCCGAAGGCATCGTCGACCAATACTGGGTGCAGGTCAGTGCCAGGGCCGCCAGCGGTGATGACGATGGCGACGGAAAGCGCAGGGCGGGACTATGCGCCAACGGAACACTCCTGAGGCCCGACCAGACGCGCCTCACGTGTGGTGGCGTCGAACCCTGCACGAACGTCACCGTAACAGTGCGCGTGCTCAACCTCCCTCGGGGACACGGTGCTGCGAAGTATTCCGACAGATTACGCCTCCCCATCTTCTTCCCGGGATACG CTCCTGACACACCAAGGAACGCCTCCATCGTCGCTGCGTCGCCCACAGAGACTCGGATATTGTGGGAGCCGGTCCTTTCTCATACGGGTGACGCCGTCCTGTACGACGTCAGGCTGTGCGACACATCGGGACCCTGCGACGCCGCGAACCCTGAAGAATGTGCGCAGTTCACGACGCCGAACACTTCGCTCGATTTGAGCTCTTCCGCGGTGAGCAGGCGCTGCTTGTTGATCGGAGCGACTACGCAGTGCGCTGGACAAGTCCTAAGAAGTAGCCCTTTTGTCCTAGAAACTTAG